From Scomber scombrus chromosome 9, fScoSco1.1, whole genome shotgun sequence, one genomic window encodes:
- the hmgn6 gene encoding high mobility group nucleosome binding domain 6 has product MPKRKSQGTEGGDKEEPQRRSARLSAKPAPPKPEPKVKKAAKKEKAVNDKKEDKKTKKAKENAEAEANEENHSENGDAKTNEVEAAPEEAKEEAKSE; this is encoded by the exons ATGCCCAAGAGAAAG tcacAGGGAACAGAAGGAGGAGACAAGGAGGAG CCCCAGAGGAGATCAGCTCGGTTATCAGCG AAACCGGCCCCACCCAAGCCGGAACCAAAGGTCAAGAAGGCAGCAAAG aaagaaaaggctGTGAACGATAAGAAGGAGGACAAGAAGACCAAGAAGGCAAAGGAGAATGCCGAGGCAGAGGCAAACGAGGAAAACCACTCTGAGAACGGAGACGCCAAGACCAACGAG GTGGAGGCAGCCCCTGAGGAGGCCAAGGAGGAGGCCAAGTCCGAGTAG
- the sh3bgrl gene encoding SH3 domain-binding glutamic acid-rich-like protein isoform X1, with product MNKERKYIILPKRDGECLFLWPKCKEKIKKQQQDVMGFLAANKIEFEECDIAANEANRKWMRENVPEESRPATGNPLPPQIFNEIKYCGNYEAFFDAREDNAVYAFLGLTAPPGSKEAEALAKKAQQ from the exons atgaacaaagagagaaaatatataattttaccGAAACGAGACGgcgaatgtttgtttttgtggccaaaatgcaaagaaaag attaaaaagcagcagcaggatgtgATGGGCTTCCTAGCGGCCAATAAGATCGAGTTTGAGGAGTGTGACATTGCGGCCAACGAGGCCAACAGGAAGTGGATGAGAGAGAATGTCCCAGAGGAGTCCAGGCCGGCCACGGGGAACCCTCTCCCCCCACAGATATTCAATGAAATCAAATATTGCGGG AACTATGAGGCCTTCTTCGATGCCAGAGAGGACAACGCTGTGTATGCATTTCTAGGGCTGACTGCTCCCCCAGGCTCGAAG GAGGCCGAGGCTCTAGCAAAGAAAGCACAGCAGTAG
- the sh3bgrl gene encoding SH3 domain-binding glutamic acid-rich-like protein isoform X2, which translates to MVIKVYIASSSGSTSIKKQQQDVMGFLAANKIEFEECDIAANEANRKWMRENVPEESRPATGNPLPPQIFNEIKYCGNYEAFFDAREDNAVYAFLGLTAPPGSKEAEALAKKAQQ; encoded by the exons ATGGTGATCAAAGTGTACATAGCATCGTCCTCCGGATCCACTTCG attaaaaagcagcagcaggatgtgATGGGCTTCCTAGCGGCCAATAAGATCGAGTTTGAGGAGTGTGACATTGCGGCCAACGAGGCCAACAGGAAGTGGATGAGAGAGAATGTCCCAGAGGAGTCCAGGCCGGCCACGGGGAACCCTCTCCCCCCACAGATATTCAATGAAATCAAATATTGCGGG AACTATGAGGCCTTCTTCGATGCCAGAGAGGACAACGCTGTGTATGCATTTCTAGGGCTGACTGCTCCCCCAGGCTCGAAG GAGGCCGAGGCTCTAGCAAAGAAAGCACAGCAGTAG
- the si:dkey-237j10.2 gene encoding uncharacterized protein si:dkey-237j10.2 produces the protein MLAEGFLRILRYREERKFASASKQHKTQAHAHHTDPLNSALSNSTDVWTDSAEAGPKQEELDCTHARGLRVLPQGATGLSIPGCSPVLALDSDFALCLDSCSLLDQYPDLQVADSGLFYHNPLRAAMTQRRSHTLPNAPEFCAAQQEMQGEPLLSIPDQGYLVMGASVNVSLDLPGSGLEPMSNSVLNGLLDKQLEEVYLQHLTENLARCSSNIGNSLLHGLVPPPQPSSEPRGPDSLEAGLEEGSGEDSDRKISYLSTQNLPPCSSNFSSPVLRISEAESTHLQ, from the exons ATGTTGGCTGAAGGTTTTCTGAGAATCCTGCGTtacagggaggagagaaagttTGCCTCTGCTTCTAAGCAGCACAAAACACAGGCACACGCTCACCATACAGATCCGTTAAACAGTGCTCTCTCAAACTCTACAGACGTGTGGACAGATTCAGCCGAAGCAG GTCCAAAACAGGAAGAGCTAGACTGTACCCATGCCCGTGGATTGAGAGTGCTGCCTCAGGGTGCTACAGGCCTCTCAATCCCTGGCTGTTCACCTGTGCTCGCCCTGGACTCTGACTTTGCACTCTGCTTAGACAGTTGTAGCCTCTTGGATCAGTATCCAGACCTGCAGGTGGCTGACTCAGGCCTCTTCTACCACAACCCACTGAGAGCTGCCATGACCCAGCGTAGGTCGCATACTCTGCCTAATGCCCCTGAGTTTTGTGCAGCCCAACAGGAGATGCAAGGTGAGCCTCTTTTATCAATACCAGACCAAGGTTATCTGGTTATGGGGGCCAGTGTGAATGTCAGCCTGGATCTGCCCGGCTCAGGGTTGGAGCCCATGTCTAACTCGGTGCTGAATGGGCTGCTGGAcaaacagctggaggaggtgTACCTGCAGCATCTGACTGAAAACTTGGCTAGATGCAGCTCTAACATAGGGAACAGCCTCTTGCACGGTCTGGTGCCGCCACCACAGCCGAGCAGCGAACCACGGGGTCCAGACTCACTAGAGGCCGGTCTGGAGGAAGGGTCTGGAGAGGACAGTGACAGGAAGATTAGCTATCTGAGCACCCAGAACTTACCTCCCTGCTCATCCAACTTCAGCTCCCCTGTGCTGCGAATTTCAGAGGCTGAAAGTACTCATCTGCAGTGA